A single Phragmites australis chromosome 4, lpPhrAust1.1, whole genome shotgun sequence DNA region contains:
- the LOC133916556 gene encoding RNA demethylase ALKBH10B-like isoform X1, giving the protein MASAAAVIPSAVSGAAAAAEPAGWLMDERDGFISWLRGEFAAANAIIDLLVVHLRAVGDPGEYDHVAAAVQQRRHHWTPVIHMQQFFPVADVSFALQQAGWRRRASPAQALGAGASRSPPPPPPPRRPAFSPSHHSHQHHRHGGHHRHDPTRGGGAVAAAGSEKDGREVHNKEGKGLKEVENVVDTKSLWLDSPVTDEGGKHPNLQAVSEGSSKVISTPVEHSTNEIIDGKTVNSVEGLKVYEGLVNVIETNKILSLVNETKASCRRVGLEAGQTVIIGKRPMKGHGREIVQLGVPIIEGPLDDENQRDARVEAVPGLLHDLFDRLVQQEIIPFKPDYCAIDFFNEGDYSHPHHSPPWYGRPLCMLCLTDCDMVFGRVISGERGDHRGPLKLSLTTGSLLLLHGKSADFAKRAIPGTRKQRVLLNFGKSVARKHIPAESASRFTPPLTPPSMPWGPSSRPGNILRHPPSPKHFGYAPNSGVFPAPTVGPHHIPPSDGMQPLFVAPAPVAAAAIPFPPAVPLPNTTAAWMPEVTPRPAPPRFPGPGTGVFLPPGSGHPLPHQMMPASHGHAEPISPQGSSAYLHNKSTGMEMANGNLSSKNSLTKRSDTIEEKPECNGSSNGGGSFVNEKLTLGKEQQNGGMKNAGNSKVQPNATK; this is encoded by the exons ATGGCCTCCGCTGCCGCTGTCATCCCCTCCGCCgtctccggcgccgccgcggccgctgAGCCCGCCGGCTGGCTCATGGACGAGCGCGACGGCTTCATCTCCTGGCTGCGCGGCGAGTTCGCGGCCGCCAACGCCATCATCGACCTCCTCGTGGTCCACCTCCGCGCCGTCGGCGACCCGGGGGAGTACGAccacgtcgccgccgccgtgcagCAGCGCCGCCACCACTGGACTCCCGTTATCCACATGCAGCAGTTCTTCCCCGTCGCCGACGTCTCCTTCGCGCTCCAGCAGGCCGGGTGGCGCAGACGCGCGTCACCGGCACAGGCGCTCGGGGCTGGCGCGTCGCggtcccctccgccgccgccgccaccacggcggccaGCGTTCTCGCCGTCTCACCACTCCCACCAACACCATCGCCACGGTGGTCACCATCGCCACGATCCGACGCGCGGGGGCGGCGCGGTTGCGGCGGCTGGATCCGAGAAAGATG GACGTGAAGTTCATAACAAGGAAGGGAAGGGGCTGAAAGAAGTGGAGAATGTGGTCGATACTAAAAGCTTGTGGTTGGATTCCCCTGTAACTGATG AAGGTGGAAAACACCCAAATCTGCAAGCTGTTTCTGAAGGAAGCAGCAAAGTGATTTCAACTCCTGTAGAGCATTCAACCAATGAAATCATTGATGGCAAGACG GTTAATTCTGTTGAAGGGCTCAAGGTTTATGAAGGGTTGGTAAATGTGATCGAGACAAATAAGATTCTTTCTTTAGTTAATGAAACAAAAGCTTCTTGCCGACGTGTGGGGCTTGAAG CTGGGCAGACAGTTATAATTGGTAAAAGACCAATGAAGGGGCATGGAAGGGAAATTGTTCAGCTGGGTGTCCCTATCATCGAAGGCCCTCTTGATGATGAAAATCAAAGAG ACGCAAGGGTGGAAGCGGTTCCTGGGTTGCTCCATGATCTCTTTGATCGCTTGGTTCAGCAGGAAATTATACCTTTCAAACCAGATTATTGTGCTATCGACTTCTTCAATGAG GGAGACTattctcatcctcaccactcccCTCCTTGGTATGGTAGACCTCTTTGTATGCTCTGCCTGACAGATTGTGATATGGTGTTTGGCCGAGTTATTTCAGGAGAACGAGGTGATCATAGAGGTCCTCTGAAGCTCTCGCTCACAACTGG GTCTCTTCTACTCTTGCATGGGAAAAGTGCTGATTTTGCCAAGCGAGCTATTCCTGGTACACGAAAGCAGCGAGTCCTACTAAATTTTGGAAAGTCTGTAGCAAGAAAGCACATCCCAGCTGAAAGTGCTTCACGGTTTACTCCTCCATTAACACCTCCTTCTATGCCCTGGGGTCCATCATCAAGGCCGGGTAACATCTTGCGTCATCCCCCAAGTCCTAAACACTTTGGATATGCTCCCAACAGTGGTGTATTTCCAGCACCAACCGTTGGACCTCATCACATCCCTCCATCTGATGGAATGCAACCACTATTTGTAGCGCCTGCTCCTGTTGCTGCCGCCGCCATACCTTTTCCGCCAGCTGTTCCCTTGCCAAACACAACAGCAGCTTGGATGCCAGAAGTTACTCCGAGGCCTGCTCCACCTCGATTCCCTGGGCCAGGTACAGGGGTCTTCCTTCCTCCAGGATCAGGTCACCCACTGCCTCATCAGATGATGCCAGCTTCTCATGGTCATGCTGAACCTATCTCTCCACAAGGTTCATCTGCTTATCTGCATAACAAGAGCACTGGCATGGAGATGGCTAACGGCAATCTTTCTTCAAAGAACTCGCTAACAAAAAGATCCGATACCATTGAGGAGAAACCAGAATGCAATGGGAGCTCTAATGGTGGTGGCAGCTTTGTGAATGAAAAGTTAACTTTAGGCAAGGAGCAGCAGAATGGTGGTATGAAGAATGCTGGGAACAGCAAGGTCCAGCCGAATGCCACTAAATAG
- the LOC133916557 gene encoding probable xyloglucan endotransglucosylase/hydrolase protein 28 — protein MACSFLSFMGVFLAASACLAAPATVEQLLPRAATALSFGEGYTQLFGDSNLVLHGDGKRVHISLDERTGAGFASQDAYLHGFFSARIKLPSDHTAGVVVAFYMSNGDVYERTHDELDFEFLGNVRGREWRVQTNVYGNGSTAAGREERYDLWFNPTEDFHQYAILWSRDRIIFYVDETPIREVVRSESMGAQFPSKPMSLYATIWDGSSWATSGGRYKVDYKYAPYVAEFTDLALRGCAVGPASARGAPDSSTDDAHGHAYEMSPAQRSAMEAFRARYMTYGYCYDRLRYPAPLPECSVGAEAAAFLPSGDARASLRRHGKRHRPRGGAGSAL, from the exons ATGGCGTGTTCGTTCCTCTCCTTCATGGGCGTCTTCTTGGCGGCGTCCGCGTGCCTCGCTGCGCCCGCCACGGTCGAGCAGCTTCTGCCCCGGGCCGCGACGGCGCTCTCCTTCGGGGAGGGCTACACGCAGCTGTTCGGAGACTCCAACCTCGTGCTCCACGGCGACGGGAAGAGGGTGCACATCTCCCTCGACGAGAGAACAG GCGCCGGGTTCGCCTCGCAGGACGCGTACCTCCACGGGTTCTTCAGCGCCCGCATCAAGCTGCCCTCCGACCACACCGCCGGTGTCGTCGTCGCCTTCTAC ATGTCGAACGGGGACGTGTACGAGCGGACACACGACGAACTGGACTTCGAGTTCCTGGGGAACGTGCGGGGCAGGGAGTGGAGGGTGCAGACCAACGTGTACGGCAATGGCAGCACGGCGGCCGGCCGGGAGGAGCGCTACGACCTCTGGTTCAACCCCACGGAAGACTTCCACCAGTACGCCATCCTCTGGAGCCGTGACAGGATCAT ATTCTACGTCGACGAGACCCCGATCAGGGAGGTGGTGCGGAGCGAGTCCATGGGCGCGCAGTTCCCGTCCAAGCCCATGTCGCTGTACGCCACCATCTGGGACGGCTCCAGCTGGGCCACCTCGGGGGGTCGCTACAAGGTGGACTACAAGTACGCGCCCTACGTCGCCGAGTTCACCGACCTCGCGCTCCGAGGCTGCGCCGTCGGCCCAGCCTCGGCGCGCGGGGCGCCGGACAGCAGCACCGACGACGCCCACGGCCACGCTTACGAGATGTCGCCCGCGCAGCGGTCGGCGATGGAAGCGTTCCGGGCGAGGTACATGACGTACGGGTACTGCTACGACCGCCTCCGGTACCCGGCCCCGCTGCCGGAGTGCAGCGTCGGCGCGGAGGCCGCGGCTTTCCTCCCGTCCGGCGACGCGAGGGCGTCGTTGCGCAGGCACGGCAAGCGCCACCGGCCCCGCGGCGGCGCGGGCTCCGCCCTCTGA
- the LOC133916556 gene encoding RNA demethylase ALKBH10B-like isoform X2, which translates to MASAAAVIPSAVSGAAAAAEPAGWLMDERDGFISWLRGEFAAANAIIDLLVVHLRAVGDPGEYDHVAAAVQQRRHHWTPVIHMQQFFPVADVSFALQQAGWRRRASPAQALGAGASRSPPPPPPPRRPAFSPSHHSHQHHRHGGHHRHDPTRGGGAVAAAGSEKDGREVHNKEGKGLKEVENVVDTKSLWLDSPVTDEGGKHPNLQAVSEGSSKVISTPVEHSTNEIIDGKTVNSVEGLKVYEGLVNVIETNKILSLVNETKASCRRVGLEAGQTVIIGKRPMKGHGREIVQLGVPIIEGPLDDENQRDARVEAVPGLLHDLFDRLVQQEIIPFKPDYCAIDFFNEGDYSHPHHSPPWYGRPLCMLCLTDCDMVFGRVISGERGDHRGPLKLSLTTGSLLLLHGKSADFAKRAIPGTRKQRVLLNFGKSVARKHIPAESASRFTPPLTPPSMPWGPSSRPAPAPVAAAAIPFPPAVPLPNTTAAWMPEVTPRPAPPRFPGPGTGVFLPPGSGHPLPHQMMPASHGHAEPISPQGSSAYLHNKSTGMEMANGNLSSKNSLTKRSDTIEEKPECNGSSNGGGSFVNEKLTLGKEQQNGGMKNAGNSKVQPNATK; encoded by the exons ATGGCCTCCGCTGCCGCTGTCATCCCCTCCGCCgtctccggcgccgccgcggccgctgAGCCCGCCGGCTGGCTCATGGACGAGCGCGACGGCTTCATCTCCTGGCTGCGCGGCGAGTTCGCGGCCGCCAACGCCATCATCGACCTCCTCGTGGTCCACCTCCGCGCCGTCGGCGACCCGGGGGAGTACGAccacgtcgccgccgccgtgcagCAGCGCCGCCACCACTGGACTCCCGTTATCCACATGCAGCAGTTCTTCCCCGTCGCCGACGTCTCCTTCGCGCTCCAGCAGGCCGGGTGGCGCAGACGCGCGTCACCGGCACAGGCGCTCGGGGCTGGCGCGTCGCggtcccctccgccgccgccgccaccacggcggccaGCGTTCTCGCCGTCTCACCACTCCCACCAACACCATCGCCACGGTGGTCACCATCGCCACGATCCGACGCGCGGGGGCGGCGCGGTTGCGGCGGCTGGATCCGAGAAAGATG GACGTGAAGTTCATAACAAGGAAGGGAAGGGGCTGAAAGAAGTGGAGAATGTGGTCGATACTAAAAGCTTGTGGTTGGATTCCCCTGTAACTGATG AAGGTGGAAAACACCCAAATCTGCAAGCTGTTTCTGAAGGAAGCAGCAAAGTGATTTCAACTCCTGTAGAGCATTCAACCAATGAAATCATTGATGGCAAGACG GTTAATTCTGTTGAAGGGCTCAAGGTTTATGAAGGGTTGGTAAATGTGATCGAGACAAATAAGATTCTTTCTTTAGTTAATGAAACAAAAGCTTCTTGCCGACGTGTGGGGCTTGAAG CTGGGCAGACAGTTATAATTGGTAAAAGACCAATGAAGGGGCATGGAAGGGAAATTGTTCAGCTGGGTGTCCCTATCATCGAAGGCCCTCTTGATGATGAAAATCAAAGAG ACGCAAGGGTGGAAGCGGTTCCTGGGTTGCTCCATGATCTCTTTGATCGCTTGGTTCAGCAGGAAATTATACCTTTCAAACCAGATTATTGTGCTATCGACTTCTTCAATGAG GGAGACTattctcatcctcaccactcccCTCCTTGGTATGGTAGACCTCTTTGTATGCTCTGCCTGACAGATTGTGATATGGTGTTTGGCCGAGTTATTTCAGGAGAACGAGGTGATCATAGAGGTCCTCTGAAGCTCTCGCTCACAACTGG GTCTCTTCTACTCTTGCATGGGAAAAGTGCTGATTTTGCCAAGCGAGCTATTCCTGGTACACGAAAGCAGCGAGTCCTACTAAATTTTGGAAAGTCTGTAGCAAGAAAGCACATCCCAGCTGAAAGTGCTTCACGGTTTACTCCTCCATTAACACCTCCTTCTATGCCCTGGGGTCCATCATCAAGGCCGG CGCCTGCTCCTGTTGCTGCCGCCGCCATACCTTTTCCGCCAGCTGTTCCCTTGCCAAACACAACAGCAGCTTGGATGCCAGAAGTTACTCCGAGGCCTGCTCCACCTCGATTCCCTGGGCCAGGTACAGGGGTCTTCCTTCCTCCAGGATCAGGTCACCCACTGCCTCATCAGATGATGCCAGCTTCTCATGGTCATGCTGAACCTATCTCTCCACAAGGTTCATCTGCTTATCTGCATAACAAGAGCACTGGCATGGAGATGGCTAACGGCAATCTTTCTTCAAAGAACTCGCTAACAAAAAGATCCGATACCATTGAGGAGAAACCAGAATGCAATGGGAGCTCTAATGGTGGTGGCAGCTTTGTGAATGAAAAGTTAACTTTAGGCAAGGAGCAGCAGAATGGTGGTATGAAGAATGCTGGGAACAGCAAGGTCCAGCCGAATGCCACTAAATAG